One Microlunatus soli genomic window carries:
- a CDS encoding PadR family transcriptional regulator, translating to MEYLVEGHGSGVGVTSAARVKLAARVTPLGAAVLALLAERPMHPYQMFSVLMERRQDRLVKIRAGSLYHTVERLARDGLLEVTGTERAGARPERTMYALADAGTVALEDWVRRTMSEPEPEFPRFPLALAEAHNLSVDTVVGLLTEYLQIVETDIDAYRTAIEQLQKLPLPEAHWLEIDYLLAQRSAERDWIATTLKRLQSKDLPWPK from the coding sequence GTGGAGTATTTGGTGGAGGGGCACGGATCGGGGGTCGGGGTGACGTCAGCGGCACGGGTGAAATTGGCGGCACGAGTGACGCCCTTGGGCGCGGCGGTGCTGGCATTGCTCGCCGAGCGCCCCATGCATCCGTACCAGATGTTCTCGGTGTTGATGGAACGACGCCAGGATCGGCTGGTCAAGATCCGCGCCGGCTCGCTGTATCACACCGTCGAACGGCTGGCCCGGGACGGACTGCTCGAGGTCACCGGCACCGAGCGAGCCGGTGCCCGTCCGGAAAGAACGATGTACGCCCTCGCCGATGCGGGTACCGTCGCTCTGGAGGATTGGGTGCGGCGCACGATGTCCGAGCCCGAGCCGGAGTTTCCTCGCTTTCCGCTCGCGTTGGCCGAGGCCCACAACCTGTCGGTCGACACCGTCGTCGGGCTGCTGACCGAATACCTGCAGATCGTCGAGACCGACATCGATGCCTACCGGACGGCGATCGAGCAGCTGCAGAAGTTGCCGCTTCCGGAGGCGCACTGGCTGGAGATCGACTACCTGCTGGCGCAGCGCAGCGCCGAACGCGACTGGATCGCGACAACGCTGAAGAGACTGCAATCGAAGGACTTGCCATGGCCCAAGTGA
- a CDS encoding cytochrome c oxidase subunit 4, with product MKVEAWIFTILTVFFLIVTPSYWLVTHETTGTAALTLTFFLSLMITGYLTLISRRIDARPEDKQEGEIVEGAGEVGFFSPHSIWPLLCALTLALVMVGLVLGWWMVIIAGALGMASLTGLIYEYYRGDYAH from the coding sequence ATGAAGGTCGAAGCCTGGATCTTCACGATCCTGACGGTGTTCTTCCTGATCGTCACGCCGTCCTACTGGCTGGTGACGCACGAGACCACCGGTACGGCGGCCCTGACCCTGACGTTCTTCCTGTCGCTGATGATCACCGGGTATCTCACCCTGATCTCGCGCCGGATCGACGCCCGGCCCGAGGACAAGCAGGAAGGCGAGATCGTCGAGGGGGCCGGCGAGGTCGGCTTCTTCTCCCCGCACAGCATCTGGCCGCTGCTCTGCGCCCTCACCCTGGCGTTGGTGATGGTGGGGCTCGTGCTCGGCTGGTGGATGGTGATCATCGCCGGTGCGCTCGGGATGGCCTCGCTGACCGGTCTGATCTACGAGTACTACCGCGGCGACTACGCCCACTGA
- the ctaD gene encoding aa3-type cytochrome oxidase subunit I encodes MGKVAWKWLTTTDHKMIGQLYIITSLAFFAFGGLLALAMRAELAFPGLQFLSYETFNQFFTMHGTIMLLLFATPLFSAFANAIMPLQIGAPDVAFPRLNMLSYWFFLFGGLITVSGFLSPDGAASFGWFAYSPLSNEVNSPGVGGDLWIVGLYLVGLSSILGSVNFITTILTMRAPGMTMFRMPIFTWNTLITSLLVLIAFPILAAALLMLEADRKFGAHVFDAANGGAMLWQHLFWFFGHPEVYIIALPFFGIITEILPVFSRKPLFGYMTLVAATLSIAALSVAVWAHHMYVTGAVNLPFFSFMTFLIAVPTGVKFFDWIGTMWGGSLTFDTPMLWCIGFLTTFLFGGLTGVILASPPLDFQLSDSYFVVAHFHYVVFGTVVFAMFAGFYFWWPKWTGRMLDEKWGKIHFWLLFLGFHTTFLVQHWLGVEGMPRRYADYLPNEGFTVLNQVSSAGAFLLGASMLPFIYNVWKSRKAPLVQTDDPWGWGRSLEWATSCPPPRHNFDSLPRIRSESPAFDLHHPEIALEEYAEADEGELIDAPADTGRVGTLTDRGGQSGEELR; translated from the coding sequence ATGGGCAAGGTCGCCTGGAAGTGGCTGACCACGACCGATCACAAGATGATCGGGCAGTTGTACATCATCACGTCGTTGGCCTTCTTCGCTTTCGGCGGTCTGCTGGCGTTGGCGATGCGCGCCGAGTTGGCCTTCCCGGGGCTGCAGTTCCTCAGCTACGAGACGTTCAACCAGTTCTTCACCATGCACGGCACGATCATGCTGTTGCTGTTCGCGACGCCGTTGTTCTCCGCGTTCGCCAACGCGATCATGCCGTTGCAGATCGGCGCACCGGACGTCGCCTTCCCGCGGCTGAACATGCTGTCCTACTGGTTCTTCCTGTTCGGCGGCCTGATCACGGTCTCCGGCTTCCTCAGCCCGGACGGCGCCGCGAGTTTCGGTTGGTTCGCCTACTCGCCGCTGAGCAACGAGGTGAACAGCCCCGGTGTGGGTGGTGACCTGTGGATCGTCGGCCTCTACCTGGTCGGTCTGTCCTCGATCCTGGGCTCGGTCAACTTCATCACCACCATCCTGACCATGCGGGCGCCTGGCATGACCATGTTCCGGATGCCGATCTTCACCTGGAACACGCTGATCACCTCGTTGCTGGTGCTGATCGCGTTCCCGATCCTGGCCGCGGCGCTGTTGATGTTGGAGGCCGACCGGAAGTTCGGCGCGCACGTCTTCGACGCCGCCAACGGCGGCGCGATGCTGTGGCAGCACCTGTTCTGGTTCTTCGGCCACCCCGAGGTCTACATCATCGCGCTGCCGTTCTTCGGGATCATCACCGAGATCCTGCCGGTGTTCAGCCGCAAGCCGCTCTTCGGCTACATGACGCTGGTCGCGGCGACGCTGTCGATCGCCGCCCTGTCGGTGGCGGTCTGGGCCCACCACATGTACGTCACCGGTGCGGTCAACCTGCCGTTCTTCTCGTTCATGACGTTCCTGATCGCGGTCCCGACCGGGGTCAAGTTCTTCGACTGGATCGGCACCATGTGGGGCGGCAGTCTCACCTTCGACACCCCGATGCTCTGGTGCATCGGCTTCCTCACCACCTTCCTGTTCGGTGGTCTGACCGGAGTCATCCTGGCCAGCCCGCCGCTGGACTTCCAGCTGTCGGACTCCTACTTCGTGGTGGCGCACTTCCATTACGTGGTGTTCGGCACCGTGGTGTTCGCGATGTTCGCCGGCTTCTACTTCTGGTGGCCGAAGTGGACCGGCCGGATGCTGGACGAGAAGTGGGGCAAGATCCACTTCTGGCTGCTGTTCCTCGGCTTCCACACCACCTTCCTGGTGCAGCACTGGCTGGGCGTGGAGGGTATGCCGCGGCGCTATGCCGACTACCTGCCCAACGAGGGCTTCACCGTCCTCAACCAGGTCTCCTCGGCCGGCGCCTTCCTGCTCGGTGCCTCGATGCTGCCGTTCATCTACAACGTGTGGAAGTCGCGTAAGGCGCCGCTGGTGCAGACCGACGACCCGTGGGGTTGGGGACGGTCCCTGGAGTGGGCCACCTCCTGCCCGCCGCCGCGGCACAACTTCGACTCGCTGCCGCGGATCCGTTCGGAGTCGCCGGCCTTCGACCTGCACCACCCGGAGATCGCGCTGGAGGAGTACGCCGAAGCCGACGAAGGTGAGCTGATCGACGCACCCGCCGACACCGGACGTGTCGGGACCTTGACCGATCGCGGCGGACAGTCGGGAGAGGAGCTCCGATGA
- the ctaC gene encoding aa3-type cytochrome oxidase subunit II yields the protein MAPVSRPRVPLTKRSVPRTVSRLLLVSLGVGALSLAGCSAEQTAQLGRLGLPVAASDRTPYTHNLWIGSWIAAFGVGVLVWGMIVWCVVRYRRRKPGVPRQNRYNLPIEILYTVTPFIMIGVLFYFTVITQDKVQAKVAKPDHVVTVVGQKWNWSFNYQEAGNPAVGKDVWESGTIEDPADLYLPVGESVRFDLKSVDVIHSFWVPAFYEKLDVLPGRNATIDLTPTKEGVFAGKCAELCGTYHSAMLFNVHIVSQDEYVAHLKSLAAKGQTGKLKSLEHPSAVPQRPEEAGTEETKQGEG from the coding sequence GTGGCACCTGTTTCTCGCCCGCGAGTCCCGCTCACCAAGCGGTCGGTTCCGCGCACGGTCTCCCGACTGCTGCTGGTGTCGCTGGGAGTGGGCGCGCTCAGCCTCGCGGGGTGTAGCGCGGAGCAGACGGCGCAACTCGGACGACTCGGGTTGCCGGTCGCTGCCAGTGACCGCACTCCGTACACCCATAACCTGTGGATCGGTTCCTGGATCGCCGCCTTCGGTGTCGGCGTTCTGGTCTGGGGCATGATCGTCTGGTGCGTCGTCCGGTATCGCCGGCGCAAGCCCGGCGTCCCGCGGCAGAACCGGTACAACCTGCCGATCGAGATCCTCTACACGGTGACCCCGTTCATCATGATCGGCGTGCTCTTCTACTTCACCGTGATCACCCAGGACAAGGTGCAGGCCAAGGTGGCCAAGCCCGATCATGTGGTGACCGTGGTCGGACAGAAGTGGAACTGGTCGTTCAACTACCAGGAAGCCGGTAACCCCGCCGTCGGTAAGGACGTCTGGGAGTCCGGGACGATCGAGGATCCCGCCGACCTCTATCTGCCGGTCGGGGAGAGCGTCCGCTTCGACCTCAAGTCGGTCGACGTCATCCACTCCTTCTGGGTGCCGGCGTTCTACGAGAAGCTCGATGTGCTGCCGGGCCGCAACGCCACCATCGATCTGACGCCGACCAAGGAAGGTGTCTTCGCCGGCAAGTGTGCCGAGCTGTGCGGCACCTACCACTCGGCGATGCTGTTCAACGTGCACATCGTTTCGCAGGATGAGTATGTCGCTCACCTGAAGTCCTTGGCGGCCAAGGGACAGACCGGCAAACTGAAGTCGCTGGAGCACCCGAGTGCGGTGCCGCAGCGTCCGGAAGAAGCCGGCACCGAAGAGACGAAGCAGGGAGAGGGCTGA
- a CDS encoding GAF domain-containing sensor histidine kinase, translating into MATPTRGASGSPFPAAAEQPWPERLLAADRSIISDLSLRGTVRRVVRAARDLIDARQVTLEIFADGVDNERRLVRAGGWPVSADSDDGALTERIGGTWDPADRELAGRPFPIRTGDREYGRLFVLPADGADLAPDQEVLIGALVETAGTAIRNAQRYEESGRTQEWLRAVAEVSRSLISSQRAGTLERIAERVRDLADADVVSVVRPDGADDVEVVAAIGVGAEDLTGVRYLRAGSLAGEVMRRRRGVLFDNAQRYVEPTLCPRYADSLGSVMAVPLDAEHGTSGAVVVGRGGQRPFSRSDLEVAANFAGQAALALELAEARADQDRLRLLRDRDRIARDLHDRVIQRLFATGLELQSIATVTAAGPGARLVDAVADLDDTIREIRTTIFALRQQSLDSPSGLRGIVLSVVADLTTGLPRTPEVVFVGPLDTVAEADLISDVEAVVREGLTNVVRHADAKRVTLRIEIAAGELEIYLGDDGLGIADSGRRSGLANLRRRAEQHGGTLTISTPPGGGTTLSWIVPLRP; encoded by the coding sequence ATGGCCACCCCGACACGGGGGGCGAGCGGAAGCCCCTTCCCGGCCGCAGCCGAGCAGCCGTGGCCCGAACGCCTGCTGGCGGCCGATCGGTCGATCATCAGCGACCTGTCGCTGCGCGGCACGGTGCGGCGCGTCGTTCGAGCGGCCCGGGATCTGATCGATGCCCGACAGGTGACGCTGGAGATCTTCGCCGACGGAGTCGACAACGAACGCCGGCTGGTCCGGGCCGGCGGATGGCCGGTCAGCGCTGACTCCGATGACGGTGCTCTCACCGAACGGATCGGCGGGACCTGGGATCCTGCGGATCGGGAGCTCGCCGGTCGACCGTTCCCGATCCGGACCGGCGATCGGGAGTACGGCCGGCTGTTCGTGCTGCCGGCCGACGGTGCCGATCTCGCACCGGACCAGGAAGTGCTGATCGGCGCGCTGGTCGAGACGGCGGGTACGGCGATCCGCAACGCCCAACGGTACGAGGAGTCCGGGCGGACCCAGGAATGGCTGCGCGCGGTGGCCGAGGTGAGCCGCAGTCTGATCAGTAGCCAGCGTGCCGGGACCTTGGAGCGGATCGCCGAACGGGTCCGCGACCTGGCCGACGCCGATGTCGTCTCGGTCGTCCGGCCGGATGGTGCCGACGACGTGGAGGTGGTGGCCGCGATCGGTGTCGGCGCCGAGGACCTGACCGGCGTCCGCTACCTCCGAGCCGGCTCACTGGCCGGCGAGGTGATGCGGCGGCGGCGCGGCGTGCTGTTCGACAATGCGCAGCGCTACGTCGAACCGACCCTGTGCCCGCGGTATGCCGATTCGTTGGGGTCGGTGATGGCGGTTCCCCTGGACGCCGAGCACGGCACCAGCGGCGCGGTCGTGGTGGGCCGCGGCGGTCAACGTCCGTTCAGCCGATCCGACCTGGAGGTGGCTGCCAACTTCGCCGGTCAGGCCGCCCTCGCCCTGGAATTGGCCGAGGCCCGTGCCGACCAGGATCGGCTGCGTCTGCTCCGGGATCGGGACCGAATCGCCCGCGACCTGCACGACCGGGTGATCCAGCGGCTGTTCGCGACCGGGCTCGAACTGCAGAGCATCGCGACGGTCACCGCGGCCGGACCGGGGGCACGGTTGGTTGACGCCGTTGCCGACCTGGACGACACGATCCGGGAGATCCGAACCACGATCTTCGCTCTCCGACAGCAGAGCCTCGACTCCCCCAGCGGACTGCGCGGCATCGTGTTGTCGGTCGTCGCCGACCTGACCACCGGGCTGCCCCGGACACCCGAGGTCGTGTTCGTCGGACCGCTGGACACTGTCGCTGAGGCCGATCTGATCTCCGACGTCGAGGCGGTCGTCCGGGAGGGACTGACCAATGTCGTGCGGCACGCCGACGCCAAGCGGGTCACGCTGCGGATCGAGATCGCCGCGGGCGAACTCGAGATCTACCTCGGCGACGACGGCTTGGGGATCGCCGATTCGGGCCGTCGCAGCGGACTTGCCAATCTTCGTCGGCGCGCCGAGCAGCATGGCGGTACGTTGACCATCAGTACTCCACCCGGTGGCGGTACGACCCTGTCCTGGATCGTCCCGCTGCGGCCATGA
- a CDS encoding response regulator: protein MTAAPDMPAGPKTDPTTPTIGVFIVDDHELVRRGLVSLLGTTPDLRVVGEAATAEEARRMIPQVAPDVALLDGRLPDGSGIDVCRDVRSAMPGLHCLILTSYDDDEALFAAVMAGASGYLLKQIGGASLTDAIRTAATGRSLIDPVISGKLLSRLRRPTPDNRAEQLTEREREILDLVAEGLTNRQIGARMYLAEKTIKNYVSGLLSKLGMQRRTQIAVFGAQLRQHDDSPS from the coding sequence ATGACGGCGGCACCGGATATGCCAGCCGGGCCGAAAACCGACCCGACGACGCCGACGATCGGCGTGTTCATCGTCGATGATCATGAATTGGTCCGCCGCGGCCTGGTGTCACTGCTGGGCACCACGCCCGACCTGCGCGTCGTCGGCGAGGCCGCGACCGCCGAGGAAGCGCGGCGGATGATCCCGCAGGTCGCGCCGGATGTCGCTCTGCTGGACGGTCGGCTGCCGGACGGCTCCGGGATCGATGTCTGTCGGGACGTCAGGTCGGCGATGCCCGGTCTGCACTGCCTGATCCTGACCTCCTACGACGATGACGAGGCGCTGTTCGCCGCGGTGATGGCCGGGGCGTCGGGATACCTGCTCAAGCAGATCGGCGGAGCGTCGTTGACCGACGCGATCCGGACGGCCGCCACCGGGCGTTCGCTGATCGACCCGGTGATCAGCGGCAAGCTGCTTTCCCGACTCCGCAGACCGACCCCCGACAACCGCGCCGAGCAGTTGACCGAGCGGGAACGGGAGATCCTCGACCTGGTCGCCGAGGGCCTGACCAATCGGCAGATCGGTGCCCGGATGTACCTGGCGGAGAAGACGATCAAGAACTACGTGTCCGGGCTGCTCAGCAAGCTGGGCATGCAGCGCCGCACCCAGATCGCGGTGTTCGGGGCCCAACTGCGCCAGCACGACGATTCCCCTTCCTGA
- a CDS encoding HesB/IscA family protein yields MTEQATIEAPVSDGIVLTGEAASKVKALLDSEGRDDLALRVAVQPGGCSGLRYQLFFDERSLDGDVVQTFGGVNVVTDRMSAPYLMGATIDFVDTIEKQGFTIDNPNATSSCACGDSFN; encoded by the coding sequence ATGACCGAACAAGCCACCATCGAGGCTCCCGTTTCCGACGGCATCGTGCTCACCGGCGAGGCCGCGTCCAAGGTCAAGGCGCTGCTGGACAGCGAGGGCCGCGACGACCTGGCATTGCGGGTGGCGGTCCAACCCGGTGGTTGCTCCGGACTGCGCTACCAGCTGTTCTTCGACGAGCGCAGCCTCGACGGCGACGTGGTGCAGACCTTCGGCGGCGTCAACGTGGTCACCGATCGGATGAGCGCCCCCTACCTGATGGGTGCCACGATCGACTTCGTCGACACCATCGAGAAGCAGGGCTTCACCATCGACAACCCGAACGCGACCAGCTCCTGCGCCTGCGGCGACAGCTTCAACTGA
- a CDS encoding glycerate kinase, producing the protein MRVIIATDAIGALRSARAGAVLADAWSGAETTVVPIGEAGAGFARAVADQVEVEPSDGVSGGGLTTVVDTPERLLVSVEPPTGEPQLGIDRDASSAALGIALAEALAASPYHAPEVVLDVSANRAHDAGAGLLGALGATANVALDAGVAGLHGVSRVDLRSVRQLLGGRRVTLVVPPGQQGLPLLGLRGITSRFGRDQGWHPELLLATDASLQAFTVAAAPGERETEDWGAAGGLGFVADLLGGRVVTGSAYCAELAGLPRVIRGADLLVTGCSVFDFAERGGGVVARIARLGESSNVPVILIAGEVVIGSREMRSMGIESAYGVRESRVDQPVGDVAPVELAATVNRVARSWTW; encoded by the coding sequence ATGCGGGTGATCATCGCCACCGATGCGATCGGTGCGCTGCGTTCGGCACGGGCGGGTGCGGTGTTGGCCGATGCGTGGTCCGGTGCCGAGACGACCGTCGTCCCGATCGGGGAGGCCGGAGCAGGTTTTGCCCGCGCGGTCGCCGACCAGGTCGAGGTCGAACCGTCCGACGGTGTGTCCGGCGGCGGACTGACCACGGTCGTCGACACCCCGGAACGGCTGCTGGTCAGCGTGGAGCCGCCGACCGGCGAGCCCCAACTCGGCATCGACCGGGACGCCTCCTCCGCCGCACTCGGGATCGCGTTGGCCGAAGCCCTCGCAGCCAGCCCGTACCACGCGCCGGAGGTGGTGCTGGACGTCTCGGCCAATCGGGCACACGACGCCGGGGCCGGGCTGCTCGGCGCCCTCGGGGCGACCGCCAATGTCGCGCTGGATGCCGGCGTCGCCGGGCTGCACGGGGTCTCCCGGGTCGATCTGCGGTCGGTCCGGCAGTTGCTCGGAGGCCGCCGGGTGACCCTCGTGGTGCCACCCGGTCAGCAGGGCCTGCCGCTGCTCGGGCTGCGCGGGATCACCTCCAGGTTCGGCCGCGACCAGGGCTGGCACCCGGAGCTGCTGCTGGCCACCGACGCCAGCCTGCAGGCCTTCACCGTCGCTGCGGCGCCGGGGGAGCGGGAGACCGAGGACTGGGGTGCGGCCGGCGGCCTCGGGTTCGTCGCCGACCTGCTCGGCGGCCGGGTGGTCACCGGCTCGGCCTACTGCGCCGAGCTCGCCGGGCTGCCGCGGGTGATTCGCGGCGCCGACCTGTTGGTGACCGGCTGCAGCGTCTTCGACTTCGCCGAGCGTGGCGGTGGCGTCGTCGCACGGATCGCCCGGCTCGGCGAGAGCAGCAACGTCCCGGTGATCCTGATCGCCGGTGAAGTGGTGATCGGATCGCGGGAGATGCGGTCGATGGGCATCGAATCGGCCTACGGCGTACGGGAGTCCCGGGTCGACCAGCCGGTCGGTGACGTTGCGCCGGTCGAGCTGGCGGCGACGGTGAATCGCGTCGCCCGCAGCTGGACCTGGTGA